The Alteribacter populi genomic sequence GATACGACACCTGTTGCTCTTGCCCGTACGGTCAGAACAGAAGTAGAAAAGATGAAAGAGGAAGGCATACTCGGGGAGGCTCAGTTACAGGAGTTTTTTGTGGCAGCGGATATGGTCTCGAATTCTCTTTCTGATATTCAAATCAATGTTGCAATCGGAGGTCTGTTGTCACTGGTTATTTTGTTTGCGTTTCTGCGAAACGTAAAAGCTACATCTATTATTGCTGTATCGATCCCGCTCTCGATTTTACTGACCCTCACTTTTATGTACGTTTTTGGGTACAGCTTAAATATTATTACCCTGATCGCCCTTGGGTTGGGGATAGGAATGATGGTAGATTCAACTGTTGTGATTTTAGAGTCTATATACCGGAAACTCCAAGCTGGATATGAACGGACAGAGGCTGTACTCCAGGGTACAAAAGAGGTAAGCACGGCTGTTATTTCTTCCATGTTAACGACAGTAGTTGTATTTTTACCGATCGGGATTTTAAGTGGCGATTTAGGAAAGTTTATCCTTGCCTTATCCGTCGTTATTGTTCTGACTTTACTTAGTTCATGTCTCGTGTCATTTACGCTTATCCCGGTTCTTGCAGCCAAAATATTAAAACACCGTGATAGAAGAACAAAAATGAAAGAAAGCAGGATCACTAAAACATACGGTTTGTTCATAGAATGGATGACTTTCCGAAAATGGCGCTATTGGACGGTATCCACAGGATTCTTCTTTATCTTTATTACATCTTTTGTGTTAATTCCATTCATTCCTACCAGCGTTATTCCAGATTTGTTGGACAGACAGTCGGAAATCATTATTGATCTGGAGAATGATGTCACTCAAGAAGAGGTAGAAGAAATTGCAGAGGCGATCCACCTGGGCTTAACGGATGTACCGGATGTGGATAATTATAGCGTGCTGACACTTGATGAAAAAAGTCTTTATGTTTTAATTAACATGACACGTGACGACGCTGTAACCCTTCCGCAGGGGGACGTAAACAAAGCAGTCATGGATCATCTGGAGACGTTGGAATCGGATTACCCGGTTGACACAGTTGCTTTTGCCGTTGATGCCGGCAGCGGCGGACATCCAATTGCTGTTCGAATTCAAGGTGAAGATCTTTCCGGTCTTCAATCCATTGCCATAGATTTGGAAGATGAGCTAAAGGGGGTTGAAGGAATTTCAGGTCTTCACCACTCCATGGGTGATTTTGAGGTAGAAACAATCGTGGTACCAAATAAAGAGGCCTTGAGTGACTATAACCTGAGCACAAATGAACTCTATCCCATCCTGGAAGATCAATTTTACAATTTTAACGGCTTCACATTAAACATAGGCGGAAATGAAATGCCTGTATACTACGCTAATCATACATCGATTCAAAGCAGTGAAGAACTTTTAGAAACAACTATTAACACTTCAGAAGGGAATGTGGAGATAGGTGAGTTTATTTCTTTAGAAAATGAAGAAGTGCCAGAGACCATCAGCCGAAGGGACGGAGAGCATGTTGTTACTCTTATGGCGGGTCTTGAAGGTAGGGATTTGGGATCGGTCTCTTCTGATATAAAGGAAATCCTTGATTCCTATGAAATGCCGGCAGGGTATGGGTACTCTTTTGGAGGGGAGATTGAACATCAGCAGGATATGTTTATAGAGCTTTTCTATATTTTTGTTCTCTCTGTTCTTCTTGTATATCTGGTGCTGGCAATTCAATTTAATCATCTCATTCATCCACTGGTGGTAATGTCTCTAGTTCCTTTTGCCATTACCGGGGCTTTACTCGGGCTGTTTATTACCCAAATGGATTTGAACCTCATGTCAGCTATGGGAATTATTATACTAATGGGGATTGTGCTAAATAACTCCGTGTTATTTATCGATCGGACGAAACAATTAAGGCAGGGAGGAATGAACAGAGCAAAGGCACTTGAAGAAGCGGGTAAAAACCGTATGAGACCTATTTTTATGACTACTTTTGCTACTGCAGCGGCAATGCTTCCTCTTGCGATAGCCACAGGAAGTTCAAGCAGCTTCCAGGTCCCGCTGGCTGTGGTCATTATCTTTGGCCTACTGTTTTCAACCCTTATTACTTTGTTTTTGGTCCCTGCGGTTTACATGATTATGGAGGATATCATTGGATGGCCAAAGCGATTCTTTAACCGAAAACGCCAAAAAGGAAACCAAAGTGAGATGGAAAACATGAAACATACTGGTTAGACCTCAATAACGCCCCTATCACGTATGTAACAGGGGCGTTCATGTATCCTTATGTTGGACTTTAAAGCATTAATCGTTTAATAGGTAACGGGGCTTTCCTATATCAGGGATATTCTGTGTAGTTATATCATTATTAATAGCAAAGCCTAGTAGAGCCCAACAGGAATATGTTGGTTATCTTCATAATACAGATGAGTTCATGAAGAAGGAGTCCGCAGCTAAGTAAACCAGTTAAAAAGAATGAAAATTCAAGTGTACTTGAAAATCAATAAGGAATAAAAGCCTCCCCTTATAGGGGATGAACATCAAAAATTAAACAACTTTTTTAACCCCGTCCTAAAATCGTGACGGGGCTATGCATATTTGAGGTTCTAAAATTAAATAACTTTATTGTCACTCTACATCACAGTCTTTAAAGTAAGACTGAATGGTCTCGGTTCGTCTGTCCGGAAGAACATCAATGATCTCTTTTGCCTCTACATCCACAATGACCGTTTGGAAGCGTTCGCCCCCTGCATCTCTTTAAACTCATCCAGTGCAATCGCACACGGAAGAACACGGCGCTTTGGTATTTCATGCTTATCAAAAAGACGGATGACCCGTGAAGAACTCATTCCCGTTATCCTTCCTGCCTGAGTAAAAGACAGGTCTCCGGAAAGCGTCACCGCCTTCCGCCCGAGCCGGGTCCCTTGAAAAAGCTGGTCTCGGTACCCGTGAACCTTCTTGGTTTTGGCCTTGCACTTCGGGCATTGTTGCATACGAACCTCCGTCCGAAGCTCAAACCAAAAGCCACCTTCTCCTGAATCCCATACATCTACATATCGGTCTTAAATCCCTAATAAGTTTATGATAAATTTAGGTTGCACTTGAATCCCTCGCTTACAGTCTGGTTGTGGTGACTTTAGACTATCAAAGAGAGTGGATTCGATGCTATTTTTTTGTCCTTTTTTAAGGAATGGGTTAATCTTGCATGTGCCAATCCCCACCACAACATTCAGTATAGAGCCTAAATAATAACGTTCAATTTGAAAAAGCCTGGACTCCATCCAGGCTTTTTTCGGCTTTTATTTTCCTGGTACGCGATGCTTTTCCAAAAAATCCAAAATCTCCTTATACACTTTAATTTCATTTTCTTTTTTGGAAAATCCGTGCCCTTCATCGTCTAGCACGAGGTAATCAACAGCCGTTCCTTGTTTTTGTAGTGCATCGACGATTTGGTCAGATTCTTCTTTTACTACTCTTGGATCGTTCGCTCCTTGGATAACGAGGATTGGGTTGGTCATCGTAGAAAGATACGTCACCGGTGAATCCTTTTCAAATCGTTCTTTATCACGCTCTGGGTCACCAATCCAACGCTCCATAATTGGTTTCCAATGGTCTGGAACAGAATTGACGAACGTAAACAAATTCGATACACCGAATATATCAATCACTGCCCGGAAGTATTCAGGATGTCTTCCGGCAAGTAACAACGTCATATAGCCACCATAGCTGCCTCCAAGTACAAATAACCGGTCTTTGTCACATTTATTCGTATCAAATAACCACTCAACCCCTGCAACACAATCAAGACGCGGCCCTTCTCCCCAGTCTTGTTCAACAAGTTTTACAAATGAAGAACCGTACCCTGTGCTTCCTCGAAAGTTAGGAGCAAAAATAGAATACCCTTGGTTTAAAATGCATTGGAACATGGCACGGAATGTTTTTCTTTCGGCCGCTTGTGGACCCCCGTGCGGCCAAAAAATCACGTGTCCGTTGTCTTGTTCAGGCTTCGCTTTAAACCATAACGCTTCAATTTCTTTTTTATCAAAAGATGGATAAGTCACAACTTCCGGCTCTACCAGCTCTTCCTTTTCAATACCTAGTACTTTATTTTCAGTGAGTTTTCTCCATTTATTATTCTTTTCTAAACGATATAAGTTTGTAGGCTCCGTTGCACTGGTCCCAAGAATATAAACCTGCCCACTCTTTCCAACCTTCACTTGTTCAATAGCAGTTAATGGGCTATCAAGGCGTACTGGGCTATCATTGTCTTTCTTTAAAGAATACAGATGATCCTCTACACCTTTCTCTGTCCATAAATACAACGTTTCTGACTCTTTATGCCACTCGATCCCTTCGACACTTTCCTCTTTTAAAGAGAGGTATTTGCTATGTTTACCTGTAGAAATATCATATTTTGCAATGTAGGCATATTCAGATCTATCGTTCGTCACATACAAAAGCTCTGTATCAGATACAAAGATACTATGGTTAAAGACATGAACACGTTCCGGGTCCTCACTAAGCGTAACTTTTTCACCTGTTTGTGTATCTAATAAATAACCGATAACATATGTGTTCGCAAGTAACTGTTGCAAAACAACATACCTTTCGTTTAGTGAAACCGTATTAATAAATGTCGGCCCTTGTGCCCCTTCATATAAAAGCTCTTCCGACTCGCTTTCAATGTTAAAGCGGTATCCGTTTAGAAAGCTTGGGTTTCCTTTACTCGTCACATAATAAAGATGGTTTCCTTCTTGATTTAAATGAGCAAAGTAATACTTCTCTTCTTTATCTGCTTCAATCAGCTTTTTCTTATTTCCACCTTTATATGGAACAGCGTATAAATGGTAATTCTCATCCCCATCATGATCAAACCCTGCCAAGACAAACTTTTTGTTAGGGTCCTCCTTTAAAAATTGGCAAGACTGCTCTGTATGAGTGAATAAATAAGGAAATCCATTCGGTAAATCCATTGCCCACACATTCATTTTTCCGTTTAAATTTGTTGAAAAAAGCACTCTTTTCTCATCATCAGAGACGGTGAAGTTCGATATCGTATATGTTTGAAAAAATTGTTCCACTGTCGGATCAGCAAAATTCATAAAAAACATTCCTTTTATATGCAGTTTGAGTCGGAAAATTCCGACATTAAAAGTTTACCACAAAAGCGACATCTGGTAAATATTCACTTTTGAAGCCCTGAATTATCGACTTTTCATCCAAGTATGTAAAGAAGCATGTCACCCCCAGTAAGGAACACATGCTTTTTAGATCATTGCTATTCGTAATGTACGGTTTTCAGGTGAATTCGTCCATAGTGAAAATCGCCTTCTGCCAAATGCCAGAACGAGTCCGTTTGGTATGGGACGGTTACGCCATGGATCGTTTGATAACCCGTATAGTGCACGGACCACTTTTCTTTTTCGTCGTTTCGGTAGCGGCCTTCGGAGGTCATTTTTTCAATCAGGCCGTCCTCATTAAAAGTATATATGACCGTATCCTCTTCACTTCCGTTTCGAAGGGTTGCTTTAACGTGCCGCTCATCCACCTCAGCCCAAGTGATCGACGAATTATGAATGATAGCCTGTGGGAACCATGGGATCTCAGACAAGTAACGAAGTCCAAGTGATTGACTTACTTTAGGACCTCCTTGTTTAGTCACAGGTAGAAAAGACCATAACCTTGTCACAATGCTTGCTTCGTTAGCTAATCGCTTTTCGATCGTATTCATACGTACGACTGGATTTATTTTCAGGAAAGCCATCCAAGTAAAGGACGGTTCATCTGTTCTGAAAAATTGTTCTCCTTTTACTGGCGTCCATTTCTGATCTGTTTTCAGCCGGCAAAACCCTATGTGCGTAACAAAAGCTTGTTTATAATTAAGCTCTTGCTCTGCATTTACCCGTTCTAAGTAACGCTCCACTATTGCTGGCCGTTTTGTCTCTTGATTCGTCTCTTCTGTGATGTTTTTTAGTTTAAGCACATCTTCTCTAAATTGGTTTAGGAACACCCAATTGCTAATAAGGAGCACTCCCAAAAAAATGATCGATGCAACGACTAGTACAACCACGATATCAGAAAGTATTTGTTCCATTTGACTTTCCCTCATTTCAATCTCAGTATCTCATCTTACCCCCATTGTACTGCAGAAAAAATCATAAAGAAAGCTAACTGAATCGACAGCTTAGGTGGTTCCCTCATACAAAAGCCACCCTAAAAGGGCCGATCCACTTACTTTTTTTAAAACCGCTGTTGCTGGAACTTCGGTAATTGCTTCCACCGTTTTTTTCACCAAACCTTCTTAAAGTACAAAAAAACCATGAACTGATTTCACAGCCCATGGTTAGTGTTTGTTTGGAGAAAAACCATACAAAGGATTTAACAGCTTGTTATAAGGTTTTCCCGATTATTTTTTTCGTCGTTTACCGGCGAAAGAAAATTCTTTCTTACGACCTTCCGAACGATTGCCGCGGCGACCTTGATCTTTTCCACCGGAACGTTGGCGACGGTTGTTGTTTCTACCGCCATCACGGTAGGATCCTCCACCTTTTCCTTTAGGACCTTTACCTCGCTTGATTCTGACTGGCGGTTCGCTTGTAAGAGTTACTTTCACTTCAGCTTGCTCTTTGCTTACCATTTTCATAGCAGCAGACACAAGCGTTACAGCGTCGTAATTCTCAAGTAATTCTTCCGCTTTATCTGTAAGATCTGCATAATCGCCACCTGTTACAACTTCAAGAAGCTGTTCAGAAGCTTGTTGTTGCCGTCCGACATTAGCATCTTGACGTGAAGGTGCTTTCTCATATGTCATTTTTTTCTTCGTCGTTTTTTCAATCACATTTACATGCTCTTTCTCACGTGGTGTTACAAATGAAAACGCCATGCCGTGTTTTCCTGCTCGCCCAGTACGACCAATGCGGTGTACATAGCTTTCAGGGTCTTGAGGCAAATCAAAGTTAAACACGTGAGACACACCGCTCACATCAAGACCACGAGCAGCAACATCTGTCGCAACGAGGATTTCAATACGTTTTTGTTTAAACTTTTGAATAACCTTATCACGCTTGTTTTGCGGCAAGTCACCGTGGATACCTTCGACTTCATACCCTCTTTGGAACAATGCATCGGAAAGCTCATCTACACGACGCTTCGTACGGCCGAAAATGATCGCAAGCTCTGGAGAGTGAATATCAATGAGTCGGCAAAGCGTATCGAATTTTTTTTGCTCATTTACTTCAACATAGCGTTGGTCGATGTTTTCAACTGTCATTTCTTTTGATTTCACACTGATTTGTTCCGGGTTGTTCATATACTTGTTAAGGATTGACTTCAGTCGTGGTGGCATTGTCGCTGAAAACAGCAACGTTTGTCGCTCAGTTGGGACAGATTCAAGAATTTCCTCAATCTCCTCAACAAAGCCCATACTTAGCATTTCGTCGGCTTCATCTAATACCACTGTATTGATGTTGCTTAGTGAAATCGTTTTTCTTCTCATGTGATCTTGCAGTCGCCCTGGTGTTGCCACGATAATTTGCGGATTCTTCTTCAGTCCGCGAATTTGTCGTGAAATTTCCTGTCCACCATAAATTGGTAATACACGGACGCTACTATATCGGCCAATTTTATTTAATTCCTCTGCAACCTGAATAGCGAGCTCACGAGTAGGGGCTAACACAATACCTTGAGGGTGTTTGGTTTCCTGCTCCATTTTTTCAATGAGTGGAATTCCAAAAGCGGCTGTTTTACCTGTACCTGTTTGGGCTTGACCTATCACATCTTTACCGGTCTTTGCGATCGGAAGTACTTGCTTTTGAATCGGGGTCGCTTCTTCAAACCCCATTTGATCTAGTGATTTTAATATCATCGGTTGAATATTTAATTCTGCAAAAACTGTCAAAAAAACCGAACTCCTTTATTAATTCTTATTTTTTTAGTTCAAAAAAGACGACAAAAACCCTAAACTTTTTGAACATCCACTTTTATATAATAAACAGCTCTCTTCTTTTCCTTAAGAGAAGCTTCTAATATCCAGTTATGCTCACTTGAGCGAGATCTATCCTATATTATTAGCTACTAAATTTTACATCTTTGGCGCCCCATTAAAGGGCATAAAGAAAACCCGGTTTGGACCGAGCTTTGTTAAGGAATGGCAGAGCCGAAATTACATTTACTTACAATACCCAAAAGTTCCGACAACCATAACTTAAGAAACCCTGAACACGAAAGTGACGGCTTTAACCGGTGTGCTCCTAGTATTCCTGAATTTGGTTCTCCTCGCCTTCGAACACCTAATAATAGTATAGACGAAGCTGTGTTCTATCTATTCTTGAAGGTACTAAAAAGGGCATATTCCCTATACGTTGGAATATGCCCGTTCATTCCTATTGGAATCGAGTTGTATTACAGACGTACAACGTTTGCAGCTTGTGGTCCACGGTCGCCTTCAACGATTTCAAATTCAACTTCTTGACCTTCTTCAAGAGTTTTGAAACCTTCAGCTTGGATCGCAGAGAAGTGTACAAATACGTCGTCTCCGTCTTCACGCTCGATGAAACCGAAACCTTTTTCAGAGTTGAACCATTTTACTTTACCTGTCATAATTGACGGCCTCCTTTAAAGAAAAGAAAATTCGTGAAAACTGAATACCGCAAAACCATCTTTCTCCAAAATCCTTACGAGGCCGGAAAAAATGTTTTTCGATGTTCCAGATTTTCAATCTTCTTCACTATATCATGTCAGTTTTTGAAAAGCAAATTTTGCTATTAATAAAAACAGCCTAACGGTCTTTTATTAAAAACAGCTTCAGCTTCCTCATGGAAACCACCCTGCGGGGTCTTCAGCTGCTCCTGCGGTTCCTCGTCGCAAGAAGACCCTTGTTGCTTTTCCCGCTAGAGTCGCCGCCTTTCGCTCTTTCGTTTTATAAATCAAAAACAACAATCTATGCCATTAAAGGCTTTCTATCCTTGAATAGCGACAGCTTCCACTTCGACTAATGCGTTTTTCGGAAGTTTTGCTACTTCAATAGCACTTCTCGCAGGAAAAGGCTCACGTAAATAAGAAGCATAAATCTCATTTACCGTTGCGAAATCGTTCATATCTTGTAAAAAAATCGTTAATTTTACCGCTTGGTACAGGGAGCTGCCACTCGCCTCAAGCACAGTTTGGACATTTTTCATGACTTGGTGAGTTTGTGCTTCTACCCCTTCAACCATTTCCCCTGACTCGGGATCTAAACCGATTTGTCCAGAAGTATAAACCATGCCGTTTACTGTAACCGCTTGTGAATAAGGGCCAATCGCATTGGGTGCGTTTGACGTTTGTACTGGTTGAATTTTCATTAAAAATCCCTCCGCTTTCGATATGTAGTCACCTTTTATTTTAGCATAAGTCAACATCAAAATATGGACAGGTTCTGATATTCCGAGCAAGTCCCCTCTCATACGAAAATCATTTACAATAAACAGCTAGTTGTGTAAGGAACTTTTCCTGTTTGCGCGCTAGCTCCTGTGCTTTTTCCACACTCACTCGTTCAAATGAGACTGTCCCTCCTGGTGGTACTTGCGCAACCCTGGGCAAATCAACACTAATGATGTTCGCTATTTTCGTGTATCCTCCTGTCGTTTGCCGGTCCGCCATTAAAATAATCGGCTTTCCGTCTCCGGGAACTTGAATTGAACCAGGAGCGATAGCGTCGGATAAAATGTCCGCTCCAATTTTGTGTTTGAGTTTTGCTCCCTCTAGACCGTACCCCATCCGATCAGACTGGTGGGTAACTTTATATACTTCTGAGAAAAAAGTATCCAAAGATTCTTCAGTAAATGCATCTTCTTGAGGTCCGACAATAACGCGAACAGTGGTGTTTTTTTCGTAATGAGGAGTAGCTGAAGGAATCAGTTTCCTTTTTCCGCGTACATGATCTTTTCCGCCATTTACTTTCAGCACATCTCCTTTTTGCAGCTCGCGACCGTCAAGCCCGCCAATTCCAATTCGCAACGCGGTTGACTTACTCCCCATCACTTCTGGTAGTGCAAAACCGCCAGCCACACTCATGTAAAGCCTAGCGCCATCTATAGGTTGGCGAAAGGAAATTTGCTGTCCTGCCTTCACATGACAGCTCTTCCACATGAAAGCGGGAACATTGTCGATATGTGGTTGCAAGTCGGCACCTGTAAACGCAACGACTAAGTCTTCGTGCATCTTAAAAGAAGTTCCCATAATCGTCATTTCAAGTGCTGCTTCTGCTCGATCGTTTCCGACTAGGATGTTTGCCACTTGAAGCGCGTACTCATCCATAGCTCCAGATGGGCTGAGACCAAACTGCTGGTACCCATGACGCCCAAGATCCTGAACCGTAGTTAATAATCCGGGTTTTAATACTTCAAGACCTTCCATTATCATCGTTCTCCCACCCGCTTAATATCAACACCAGCTTTCAAGAGTTCATTTTTAAGACGTGTGACAAATGTAAGTGCCTGAGGAGTGTCACCATGTACACAAATCGTGTCAGGTTGAATCGAAATTTCACTTCCGTCTTCAGCTCGCACAATCTTTTCTCGGACCATTCTCAGCGTTCGTTCAACGACCTCATCTTCATCATGTATCACGGCATTCGGTTGTGTACGCGGGGTAAGTGTTCCGTCGGGCTGGTAGGTTCGGTCAGCAAAGACTTCTTGTGCAACGTGAAGGCCCCGCTTTCTTCCCTCTTTAATCAATTCACTTCCTGCTAGCCCAAATAAAATAAGAGAGGAATCTACATCTTGAACAGCTTTTGCGATAGCTTGAGCTATGACAGGGTCTTTTGCTGCCATATTAAATAACGCGCCATGCGGTTTCACATGTTGCAGCTTCGTGTCGCGGATGGTAACAAAGGCTTGCAATGCTCCCACTTGATAAACAACCATGTTGTATACATCATCAGCATCTACTTCTATGTATCTTCTGCCAAATCCAACGAGGTCAGGTAAACCAGGGTGCGCACCAAGACCAACCTTATTGTCAGCTGCTTTTTTAACAGTCTCATGCATTACATTATGGTCTCCAGCATGATAACCACATGCAATGTTAGCAGAGCTTACAAGAGATAAAACTTCCTTATCTTGACCAATTGTATAATTACCAAAGCTTTCTCCTAAATCACTATTTAAGTCGATCCGGTGTTTCATAAGTAAACCCCTCCTCCTCTTCTGAATTGTACAGAGCAACGATTTCCCCATTTTCCGCTCTCTTGCATAGTTCTTTATATTCTTCTTCGATAATTGGTTTAAAGCGGAGCCGATCACCTGCGCGAATAAGAAACGGGTCTTCTTTTCTTGAATCAAACAGCCTGACTGGAGTGTGACCAATAAGTTGCCAACCTCCGGGGGATTTTAATGGATATATTCCCGTCTGTTCACCCGCAATTCCTACAGATCCTGCTGGAACTCCTTGTCTCGGCTTGTCCAGACGCGGGG encodes the following:
- a CDS encoding efflux RND transporter permease subunit, producing the protein MKSLAFLLNRKIVVGLFSILIVLTGVFAFRSLELEMMPNITMDIAAVQLDGGELNVLDMESSVTSPVEEWISQVEGIESFTSTTTLGQANLQLTLTEGEGEEVIKEVEVGLSQLVSQLTPLEDARAFLFTTTSGSDMFYDFYGDASIEELGELTENVIKPRLMGLTEVGNVSITGAPESEVTLTFDEDALEEEGLSIRTITQHLTEAERSVAIGRLPEEEGSPRLRWNQTFEDLNALESFEILSENGISELGDYAEVSVDESETQTTAWKDGRSDFISVSIDRSDDTTPVALARTVRTEVEKMKEEGILGEAQLQEFFVAADMVSNSLSDIQINVAIGGLLSLVILFAFLRNVKATSIIAVSIPLSILLTLTFMYVFGYSLNIITLIALGLGIGMMVDSTVVILESIYRKLQAGYERTEAVLQGTKEVSTAVISSMLTTVVVFLPIGILSGDLGKFILALSVVIVLTLLSSCLVSFTLIPVLAAKILKHRDRRTKMKESRITKTYGLFIEWMTFRKWRYWTVSTGFFFIFITSFVLIPFIPTSVIPDLLDRQSEIIIDLENDVTQEEVEEIAEAIHLGLTDVPDVDNYSVLTLDEKSLYVLINMTRDDAVTLPQGDVNKAVMDHLETLESDYPVDTVAFAVDAGSGGHPIAVRIQGEDLSGLQSIAIDLEDELKGVEGISGLHHSMGDFEVETIVVPNKEALSDYNLSTNELYPILEDQFYNFNGFTLNIGGNEMPVYYANHTSIQSSEELLETTINTSEGNVEIGEFISLENEEVPETISRRDGEHVVTLMAGLEGRDLGSVSSDIKEILDSYEMPAGYGYSFGGEIEHQQDMFIELFYIFVLSVLLVYLVLAIQFNHLIHPLVVMSLVPFAITGALLGLFITQMDLNLMSAMGIIILMGIVLNNSVLFIDRTKQLRQGGMNRAKALEEAGKNRMRPIFMTTFATAAAMLPLAIATGSSSSFQVPLAVVIIFGLLFSTLITLFLVPAVYMIMEDIIGWPKRFFNRKRQKGNQSEMENMKHTG
- a CDS encoding S9 family peptidase, which gives rise to MNFADPTVEQFFQTYTISNFTVSDDEKRVLFSTNLNGKMNVWAMDLPNGFPYLFTHTEQSCQFLKEDPNKKFVLAGFDHDGDENYHLYAVPYKGGNKKKLIEADKEEKYYFAHLNQEGNHLYYVTSKGNPSFLNGYRFNIESESEELLYEGAQGPTFINTVSLNERYVVLQQLLANTYVIGYLLDTQTGEKVTLSEDPERVHVFNHSIFVSDTELLYVTNDRSEYAYIAKYDISTGKHSKYLSLKEESVEGIEWHKESETLYLWTEKGVEDHLYSLKKDNDSPVRLDSPLTAIEQVKVGKSGQVYILGTSATEPTNLYRLEKNNKWRKLTENKVLGIEKEELVEPEVVTYPSFDKKEIEALWFKAKPEQDNGHVIFWPHGGPQAAERKTFRAMFQCILNQGYSIFAPNFRGSTGYGSSFVKLVEQDWGEGPRLDCVAGVEWLFDTNKCDKDRLFVLGGSYGGYMTLLLAGRHPEYFRAVIDIFGVSNLFTFVNSVPDHWKPIMERWIGDPERDKERFEKDSPVTYLSTMTNPILVIQGANDPRVVKEESDQIVDALQKQGTAVDYLVLDDEGHGFSKKENEIKVYKEILDFLEKHRVPGK
- a CDS encoding DUF6544 family protein — its product is MEQILSDIVVVLVVASIIFLGVLLISNWVFLNQFREDVLKLKNITEETNQETKRPAIVERYLERVNAEQELNYKQAFVTHIGFCRLKTDQKWTPVKGEQFFRTDEPSFTWMAFLKINPVVRMNTIEKRLANEASIVTRLWSFLPVTKQGGPKVSQSLGLRYLSEIPWFPQAIIHNSSITWAEVDERHVKATLRNGSEEDTVIYTFNEDGLIEKMTSEGRYRNDEKEKWSVHYTGYQTIHGVTVPYQTDSFWHLAEGDFHYGRIHLKTVHYE
- a CDS encoding DEAD/DEAH box helicase, which gives rise to MTVFAELNIQPMILKSLDQMGFEEATPIQKQVLPIAKTGKDVIGQAQTGTGKTAAFGIPLIEKMEQETKHPQGIVLAPTRELAIQVAEELNKIGRYSSVRVLPIYGGQEISRQIRGLKKNPQIIVATPGRLQDHMRRKTISLSNINTVVLDEADEMLSMGFVEEIEEILESVPTERQTLLFSATMPPRLKSILNKYMNNPEQISVKSKEMTVENIDQRYVEVNEQKKFDTLCRLIDIHSPELAIIFGRTKRRVDELSDALFQRGYEVEGIHGDLPQNKRDKVIQKFKQKRIEILVATDVAARGLDVSGVSHVFNFDLPQDPESYVHRIGRTGRAGKHGMAFSFVTPREKEHVNVIEKTTKKKMTYEKAPSRQDANVGRQQQASEQLLEVVTGGDYADLTDKAEELLENYDAVTLVSAAMKMVSKEQAEVKVTLTSEPPVRIKRGKGPKGKGGGSYRDGGRNNNRRQRSGGKDQGRRGNRSEGRKKEFSFAGKRRKK
- a CDS encoding cold shock domain-containing protein; this translates as MMTGKVKWFNSEKGFGFIEREDGDDVFVHFSAIQAEGFKTLEEGQEVEFEIVEGDRGPQAANVVRL
- a CDS encoding RidA family protein; protein product: MKIQPVQTSNAPNAIGPYSQAVTVNGMVYTSGQIGLDPESGEMVEGVEAQTHQVMKNVQTVLEASGSSLYQAVKLTIFLQDMNDFATVNEIYASYLREPFPARSAIEVAKLPKNALVEVEAVAIQG
- a CDS encoding biotin-dependent carboxyltransferase family protein: MIMEGLEVLKPGLLTTVQDLGRHGYQQFGLSPSGAMDEYALQVANILVGNDRAEAALEMTIMGTSFKMHEDLVVAFTGADLQPHIDNVPAFMWKSCHVKAGQQISFRQPIDGARLYMSVAGGFALPEVMGSKSTALRIGIGGLDGRELQKGDVLKVNGGKDHVRGKRKLIPSATPHYEKNTTVRVIVGPQEDAFTEESLDTFFSEVYKVTHQSDRMGYGLEGAKLKHKIGADILSDAIAPGSIQVPGDGKPIILMADRQTTGGYTKIANIISVDLPRVAQVPPGGTVSFERVSVEKAQELARKQEKFLTQLAVYCK
- a CDS encoding LamB/YcsF family protein, which produces MKHRIDLNSDLGESFGNYTIGQDKEVLSLVSSANIACGYHAGDHNVMHETVKKAADNKVGLGAHPGLPDLVGFGRRYIEVDADDVYNMVVYQVGALQAFVTIRDTKLQHVKPHGALFNMAAKDPVIAQAIAKAVQDVDSSLILFGLAGSELIKEGRKRGLHVAQEVFADRTYQPDGTLTPRTQPNAVIHDEDEVVERTLRMVREKIVRAEDGSEISIQPDTICVHGDTPQALTFVTRLKNELLKAGVDIKRVGER